A window from Felis catus isolate Fca126 chromosome B1, F.catus_Fca126_mat1.0, whole genome shotgun sequence encodes these proteins:
- the MUC7 gene encoding mucin-7, with amino-acid sequence MIVSSQSEKVAKHRLESHSGVLEKIKYWVSEGQKKPWKIHHKRSRVQRYTLHHRLPFRLKPQPNRITLIQKHLLIAPYRHQKPSRPIRRQPMPKYLWLHKCPVTSSTVVNSKTSEATTQIPSLSPTSTSNKITESPGVTSFIPNATTVSENIKTGSSAGTPSPQPSPAPPETTTAPPTSSQSLPETTATPPTSSPTLPETTATPPTSSPTLPETTATPPTSSPTLPETTATPPTSSLTTPAPQPSSTPLESTDPPSTTPNPFPTTLAPETSKSTVAPTTQTTTPATAQTTTVG; translated from the exons ATGATAGTGAGTTCCCAATCAGAAAAAGTTGCCAAGCATAGGCTGGAAAGCCATTCAGGTGTACTGGAAAAAATTAAGTATTGG gTCAGTGAAGGTCAAAAAAAGCCATGGAAAATACATCACAAAAGGAGTAGGGTCCAACGATATACATTACACCACCGATTACCATTTCGTCTCAAACCTCAACCTAACCGGATCACATTAAttcaaaagcatttattaatTGCTCCATACAGACACCAAAAGCCTTCACGCCCAATCAGGAGACAGCCAATGCCAAAATATCTCTGGCTGCATAAGTGTCCAGTTACAAGTAGCACCGTGGTCAACAGTAAAACCTCAGAGGCTACCACTCAAATCCCATCTTTGAGTCCCACATCTACTTCCAACAAAATTACTGAATCTCCAGGTGTGACTTCTTTTATTCCGAATGCTACCACCGTATCTGAAAACATCAAAACAGGCTCTTCTGCAGGTACTCCATCACCACAACCTTCCCCAGCTCCACCAGAGACCACAACTGCCCCACCTACATCATCCCAAAGTCTGCCAGAGACCACAGCCACCCCACCTACATCTTCCCCAACTCTGCCAGAGACCACAGCCACCCCACCTACATCTTCCCCAACTCTGCCAGAGACCACAGCCACCCCACCTACATCTTCCCCAACTCTGCCAGAGACTACAGCCACCCCACCTACATCTTCTCTAACTACACCAGCACCACAACCTTCTTCAACTCCACTGGAGTCCACAGATCCCCCAAGTACCACACCTAATCCATTCCCAACCACTCTTGCACCTGAAACTTCCAAAAGTACAGTTGCACCCACAACCCAAACTACTACTCCAGCCACTGCTCAAACAACTACCGTTGGATAA